The following proteins are co-located in the Acidicapsa acidisoli genome:
- the clpB gene encoding ATP-dependent chaperone ClpB: MAIRWDKLTVKSQEAMQQAIAQASELGNPELQPVHLLLTLIADREGVILPVLEKIGVPAERLEAELHAIEEKLPRVSGAQGQPGLSNRLNKAVEQAFKEAANFKDEYVSTEHLLLGLTREKGDPAVDALLAEGATHDAILKALTAVRGSQRVTDQNPEGKFQALEKYAKDLTELARRGKLDPVIGRDEEIRRVIQVLSRRTKNNPVLIGEPGVGKTAIVEGLARRIVSGDVPDLLRDKRVISLDLGSMLAGAKYRGEFEDRLKAVLREIDESGGQIILFIDELHTLVGAGAAEGAIDASNMLKPALARGELRAIGATTLNEYRKYIEKDAALERRFQIVYVGEPNVEDTIAILRGLRERYEAHHNVRIKDSAIVSAATLSHRYISDRFLPDKAIDLVDEAAASLAIQIGSVPTEVDQLEREATSLEIERAALKRETDPNSIQRLAVIERDLSTLKEQINSLRARWQQERGAITRISELKKQMEALRFEAEEQTRKGQLERAAQIQYGELPRLEAELKKLSQQDAVSHNRLLKEEVDEEDIAKIVSKWTGIPVSKMLEGEVKKLVTMEDRLRERVVGQDAALTVVANAIRRSRAGLSDPNRPIGSFIFLGPTGVGKTETARALAEFLFDDEHNMIRIDMSEYMEKHAVARLIGAPPGYVGYDEGGQLTEAVRRRPYSVILFDEIEKAHPDVFNVLLQVMDDGRLTDSKGRTVDFKNTVLIMTSNLGANLLHADLLKTEHDFEKAQEQVMRAVREHFRPEFLNRVDDMVIYRPLGAAQMHKILDMRLNDVRKLLEGRAISLELTEPASQLILVTGSDAAYGARPLKRALQRMVQDPLAIKILNGEIEHGAHVRIDVDRNSNQLRFEPMGREAMA; the protein is encoded by the coding sequence ATGGCCATTCGCTGGGACAAACTTACCGTGAAATCGCAGGAGGCGATGCAGCAGGCAATCGCGCAGGCCTCGGAGCTGGGCAATCCCGAGCTGCAGCCCGTTCATCTGCTTCTGACCCTGATCGCGGACCGCGAAGGCGTGATTTTGCCTGTGCTCGAAAAAATCGGTGTCCCAGCCGAGCGGCTGGAGGCGGAGCTGCACGCCATCGAGGAAAAACTCCCCCGCGTATCCGGAGCGCAAGGTCAGCCCGGCCTGTCCAATCGGCTCAACAAGGCCGTCGAACAGGCCTTCAAGGAAGCTGCGAATTTCAAGGACGAGTACGTCTCTACGGAACACCTGCTCCTCGGCCTGACCCGGGAGAAGGGCGACCCGGCAGTCGACGCGCTGCTTGCCGAAGGAGCGACGCATGACGCAATTTTGAAAGCGCTCACGGCGGTGCGTGGGTCGCAGCGCGTGACCGACCAGAATCCTGAAGGCAAATTCCAGGCGCTCGAAAAATATGCCAAAGATCTCACCGAACTCGCCCGCCGCGGCAAGCTCGACCCCGTCATCGGCCGCGACGAGGAGATTCGCCGCGTCATCCAGGTCCTCAGCCGCCGCACCAAGAACAACCCCGTGCTCATCGGCGAGCCCGGCGTCGGCAAGACCGCCATCGTCGAGGGCCTGGCGCGCCGCATCGTCTCCGGCGACGTACCTGATCTGCTGCGCGACAAGCGGGTGATCTCGCTGGACCTCGGCTCCATGCTCGCCGGGGCCAAGTACCGTGGCGAATTCGAAGACCGCCTCAAAGCCGTCCTCCGCGAAATCGACGAGTCCGGCGGGCAGATCATTCTCTTTATCGACGAGCTGCATACCCTCGTCGGCGCTGGAGCGGCTGAAGGCGCGATCGACGCCAGCAACATGCTGAAGCCCGCGCTGGCTCGCGGCGAACTGCGGGCTATCGGTGCTACCACCCTCAACGAATACCGCAAGTACATCGAAAAGGACGCGGCACTCGAACGCCGCTTCCAGATCGTCTACGTCGGCGAGCCCAACGTCGAAGACACCATCGCCATCCTACGCGGCCTGCGCGAGCGGTATGAGGCGCACCACAACGTGCGCATCAAGGATTCGGCCATCGTATCTGCGGCGACGCTTTCGCATCGTTACATCTCTGACCGTTTCCTGCCTGACAAGGCCATCGACCTCGTCGATGAAGCGGCGGCTTCGCTGGCCATTCAGATTGGTTCTGTTCCGACGGAGGTGGACCAGCTTGAGCGCGAAGCTACGTCTCTCGAAATCGAGCGCGCCGCCCTCAAGCGCGAAACCGACCCCAACAGCATCCAGCGCCTGGCCGTCATTGAGCGCGACCTCTCCACCCTCAAGGAGCAGATCAACAGCCTCCGCGCCCGCTGGCAGCAGGAGCGCGGCGCCATCACCCGCATCAGCGAGCTCAAAAAGCAAATGGAAGCCCTGCGCTTCGAGGCCGAGGAGCAGACCCGCAAAGGCCAGCTCGAACGCGCCGCGCAAATCCAGTACGGCGAACTCCCGCGCCTCGAAGCCGAGCTGAAAAAGCTCAGCCAGCAAGACGCCGTCAGCCACAACCGGCTGCTCAAGGAAGAAGTCGACGAAGAGGACATCGCCAAAATCGTCAGCAAATGGACTGGCATTCCCGTCTCCAAGATGCTCGAAGGCGAAGTGAAAAAGCTTGTCACCATGGAAGACCGTCTGCGCGAGCGCGTCGTCGGGCAGGATGCCGCGCTGACCGTCGTCGCCAACGCCATTCGCCGCTCCCGCGCCGGCCTCAGCGATCCCAACCGGCCCATCGGCAGCTTCATCTTCCTCGGCCCCACCGGTGTCGGCAAAACCGAAACGGCCCGCGCCCTCGCCGAGTTCCTCTTCGATGACGAACACAACATGATCCGCATCGACATGAGCGAATACATGGAAAAACACGCGGTGGCGCGGCTGATCGGCGCACCTCCGGGATACGTCGGCTACGACGAAGGCGGCCAGCTCACGGAAGCCGTGCGGAGACGGCCTTATTCTGTGATCCTCTTTGACGAAATCGAAAAGGCGCATCCCGACGTCTTCAACGTCCTCCTGCAGGTCATGGACGACGGCCGCCTCACCGACTCCAAGGGCCGCACCGTCGACTTCAAGAACACCGTGCTCATCATGACCTCAAACCTCGGCGCAAACCTGCTCCACGCCGACCTGCTCAAGACCGAGCATGACTTTGAAAAGGCGCAGGAGCAGGTCATGCGCGCAGTGCGAGAGCACTTCCGTCCCGAGTTCCTCAACCGCGTCGATGACATGGTTATCTATCGCCCGCTCGGAGCAGCGCAGATGCACAAGATCCTCGACATGCGCCTCAACGACGTGCGCAAGCTCCTCGAAGGCCGCGCCATCTCGCTCGAACTCACCGAACCGGCCAGCCAGTTGATCCTCGTAACCGGCTCAGACGCAGCCTACGGAGCCCGCCCGCTCAAGCGAGCCCTGCAGCGCATGGTGCAGGACCCGCTGGCAATCAAGATCCTCAACGGCGAAATCGAACACGGCGCACACGTCCGCATCGACGTAGACCGCAACAGCAACC
- a CDS encoding Hsp20/alpha crystallin family protein, with product MAISRWYPIREVATLQDRVNSLFQDFGGDNGTVTAASFAPAVDVYENGEKVVLKLDIPGIKEEDLDIRVENQTLSVRGERKFESEEKEENFHRIERRYGSFFRSFSLPITVDTENVQANYNAGVLKLELKKKASAQPRQIEIGTAA from the coding sequence ATGGCAATTAGTCGTTGGTATCCCATTCGTGAAGTCGCAACCCTGCAGGATCGTGTCAATTCGCTCTTCCAGGATTTTGGCGGCGATAACGGAACAGTGACCGCTGCCAGCTTTGCCCCCGCGGTCGATGTATACGAGAACGGCGAAAAGGTCGTCCTCAAGCTGGACATCCCGGGCATCAAGGAAGAGGATCTGGACATCCGCGTCGAAAATCAGACGCTTTCTGTGCGCGGCGAGCGCAAGTTCGAGTCCGAAGAGAAGGAAGAGAACTTCCATCGCATCGAGCGCCGCTATGGCAGTTTCTTCCGTTCCTTCAGCCTGCCCATCACGGTCGATACCGAGAATGTGCAGGCAAACTACAACGCTGGCGTGCTCAAGCTGGAGCTGAAAAAGAAAGCTTCGGCGCAGCCTAGGCAGATCGAGATCGGTACAGCGGCGTAA
- a CDS encoding STAS domain-containing protein — MQTDTKSKIDQTTTPSGQPVTVLRFEGDISSSSKEAVIGSYQSLSKATVKTVLLDFTKVEYINSSGIALVIQLLMEAANSGQKVLAFGLSAHFTKVFTMVGITKYAGLFPDQAAALATV; from the coding sequence GTGCAGACCGATACGAAGTCAAAAATCGACCAGACCACCACACCGTCCGGCCAACCGGTCACTGTCCTTCGTTTTGAAGGCGACATTTCTTCGTCATCCAAGGAGGCGGTGATCGGCTCGTACCAGAGTCTCTCAAAGGCGACGGTCAAGACCGTCCTTCTAGACTTCACCAAGGTTGAGTACATCAACTCCAGCGGCATCGCGCTGGTGATTCAGTTGCTGATGGAAGCGGCTAACTCCGGCCAGAAAGTGCTGGCCTTCGGGCTTTCAGCGCACTTCACGAAGGTCTTTACCATGGTCGGAATTACCAAGTACGCCGGGCTCTTCCCGGACCAGGCCGCCGCGCTGGCGACCGTGTAG
- a CDS encoding ATP-binding protein produces the protein MTGFPARSATVEVRLPSRLGFEKVAMSTAASVAKLMGFREDRIDDLKTAVAEACINAIEHGNRLNEKLSVGVTLSAGTDALEVKVMDDGKGMKTHPTKPDIDRKMHGEEDPRGMGMFLIQALVDEAEWVVGANGKGSYVRLVIRLDKEEA, from the coding sequence ATGACCGGTTTTCCAGCGCGTAGCGCAACGGTTGAAGTACGTCTCCCCTCTCGCCTTGGCTTTGAAAAAGTGGCCATGAGCACGGCTGCCTCGGTCGCCAAACTGATGGGCTTCCGAGAAGACCGTATCGACGATCTCAAGACCGCTGTCGCCGAAGCGTGCATCAACGCAATTGAACACGGCAACCGTCTCAACGAAAAGCTCTCGGTCGGCGTCACTCTCTCAGCGGGCACAGACGCTCTTGAAGTCAAGGTCATGGATGACGGCAAGGGCATGAAGACCCACCCCACCAAGCCGGATATTGACCGCAAGATGCACGGCGAAGAAGACCCTCGCGGCATGGGGATGTTCCTCATCCAGGCGCTGGTCGACGAGGCCGAGTGGGTCGTAGGAGCTAACGGCAAAGGCAGTTATGTTCGGCTCGTGATCCGCCTGGACAAGGAAGAAGCCTGA
- a CDS encoding PP2C family protein-serine/threonine phosphatase, with amino-acid sequence MDGSPVMTQNSITQTMDLQQQVARLQALLEVSRQVHSTTREDEVLETVLRIVVRELEMAGAAFSGTDLSYGDPPKKTEAGKVDGIQTYPLDDREGKRMTDLIVAPPEGRPITMYETDFLEGLALQAAVALENARNHERNLQWARVQQDLDAAREIQRSLLPQRMPSIPGFSIAVKSQTCYEVGGDYVDIISLPEGGMIMAVADVAGKGLASAIMATSFRAAFRAMAITGVSLDLLATRMNQHHWQEGEEARRRYVTAIFLRLDPRRGEVEIVNAGHNPGFVITPDGASHQIEAAGTPLGLLPGMTYSSERLLFAKGSRLLFYTDGLTEVFLGDEEFGQDRLLKEFCDTPVQQADGILDALWRAIQGFSGGGPQEDDMTALVLCHLPEVAPSFADNMDRLNGKVSA; translated from the coding sequence ATGGATGGTTCGCCGGTAATGACGCAGAACTCCATCACGCAGACGATGGACCTGCAGCAGCAGGTCGCGCGCCTGCAGGCGTTGCTGGAAGTCTCCCGCCAGGTGCATTCCACGACGCGCGAGGACGAAGTGCTGGAGACCGTTCTCCGCATCGTCGTCCGCGAACTGGAGATGGCCGGCGCGGCTTTTTCAGGCACCGATCTCTCCTACGGAGACCCGCCGAAAAAGACCGAAGCCGGTAAGGTGGACGGAATTCAGACCTACCCGCTCGACGATCGGGAAGGGAAACGCATGACCGACCTGATCGTGGCGCCGCCCGAAGGCCGCCCGATCACGATGTACGAAACGGATTTTCTCGAAGGCTTGGCGCTGCAGGCCGCTGTGGCGCTTGAAAATGCTCGCAATCATGAGCGCAACCTGCAATGGGCGCGCGTCCAGCAGGATCTCGATGCTGCCCGGGAAATTCAGCGCTCGCTCTTGCCGCAGCGCATGCCGTCGATTCCCGGTTTCTCGATTGCCGTGAAATCCCAAACCTGCTACGAAGTCGGCGGCGACTATGTCGACATCATTTCGTTGCCCGAGGGCGGCATGATCATGGCCGTTGCCGACGTCGCGGGCAAGGGCCTCGCTTCGGCGATCATGGCGACCAGCTTTCGCGCGGCCTTTCGCGCCATGGCGATCACCGGAGTTTCGCTCGATCTGCTCGCCACGCGCATGAACCAGCATCACTGGCAGGAGGGGGAAGAAGCGCGCAGGCGCTACGTTACAGCCATCTTCCTCCGGCTCGACCCCAGGCGAGGCGAGGTGGAGATCGTCAACGCCGGCCATAATCCCGGCTTTGTGATCACTCCCGATGGCGCTTCGCATCAAATAGAAGCGGCAGGCACTCCTCTGGGATTGCTGCCGGGCATGACCTATTCCAGCGAGCGGCTACTTTTTGCCAAGGGGAGCCGGCTGCTCTTCTATACGGATGGGTTGACGGAGGTTTTTCTGGGTGACGAGGAATTTGGGCAGGATCGGCTGCTTAAGGAGTTTTGCGATACACCAGTACAGCAGGCCGATGGTATTCTCGATGCATTGTGGAGGGCCATTCAGGGATTTTCCGGTGGCGGACCCCAGGAGGATGACATGACCGCGCTCGTGTTGTGCCATCTGCCCGAAGTTGCACCTTCCTTTGCCGATAATATGGATAGACTGAACGGCAAGGTGTCCGCATGA
- a CDS encoding sugar MFS transporter produces MATKSTVTAGESSTPSYTGPFITVTALFFIFGFITNLNMALVPHLRRIFELPYAWAMLAESAFFLAYFVFSSPTSKLIEMIGYKRTMVVSLFIQVVGCLMFVPAAKMVSFPLFLTAVFVVGAGVTALQTSANPYVAILGPEQSAPIRLTLAQALNSLGGAIAPIVAGHYILTDPAKMATAAATANTVRGPYIAIAAGLLILGIAVIFMNLPAISGTQAFRPAKEGDPILSRSIWGYRHTVLGAVGIFLYVGVEVGLASIAVNYFLLQGIHSDGVASFFASLGGFGSLITHLFGPWNDIVIAALLVSLYWFGALVGRLLGSWLLTIFKSGKLLGVFGIAGTAMVLLSMMSSGQLAIWSLVLCGFLNSIMFPNIFALGIAGLGPMTSKGSGLIMTAVVGGAVIPALIGWVADKSSIQHAFVIPAFCYLYIAYYGLIGSKPTRTITA; encoded by the coding sequence ATGGCAACCAAATCCACAGTTACGGCTGGAGAATCCAGCACGCCCAGCTACACCGGTCCGTTTATTACAGTTACCGCGCTGTTTTTCATCTTCGGGTTCATTACCAACCTGAATATGGCGCTGGTGCCGCATCTGAGGCGGATCTTCGAATTGCCTTATGCGTGGGCGATGCTGGCGGAATCGGCGTTCTTTCTGGCCTACTTTGTCTTCTCGTCGCCTACCTCCAAGCTGATCGAGATGATCGGTTATAAGCGGACGATGGTGGTTTCTCTGTTCATCCAGGTGGTGGGATGCCTGATGTTCGTGCCTGCGGCCAAGATGGTCAGCTTTCCACTTTTCTTGACTGCGGTTTTTGTGGTTGGCGCTGGCGTAACCGCGTTACAGACCTCGGCGAACCCATATGTCGCTATTCTCGGTCCCGAGCAAAGCGCACCAATTCGGCTGACGCTGGCTCAGGCGCTCAATTCGCTAGGCGGCGCTATTGCTCCCATCGTTGCCGGCCACTACATCCTTACCGATCCGGCAAAGATGGCTACAGCTGCCGCCACTGCCAATACGGTGCGGGGGCCTTATATCGCAATTGCGGCTGGGTTGCTGATACTGGGCATTGCCGTGATCTTCATGAATCTGCCGGCTATCTCTGGGACCCAGGCCTTCCGGCCTGCAAAAGAGGGCGATCCTATCCTGAGCCGCAGCATCTGGGGCTACCGGCACACGGTGCTGGGCGCGGTCGGCATCTTCCTTTATGTTGGGGTCGAAGTCGGACTAGCTTCGATTGCGGTCAATTATTTCTTGCTTCAGGGGATTCACAGTGATGGTGTCGCCTCGTTTTTCGCGTCCCTTGGCGGCTTCGGATCGTTGATTACGCACTTGTTCGGCCCTTGGAATGACATTGTGATCGCGGCCCTGCTGGTTTCGCTTTACTGGTTCGGCGCTTTGGTCGGCCGCCTTCTCGGTTCGTGGCTGCTGACGATCTTCAAATCGGGCAAACTGCTCGGTGTCTTTGGTATTGCGGGCACTGCGATGGTTTTGCTTTCGATGATGAGTTCCGGGCAACTGGCGATCTGGAGCCTGGTGCTTTGCGGTTTTCTGAATTCCATCATGTTCCCGAATATCTTCGCCCTGGGTATTGCCGGGCTCGGACCAATGACCAGCAAAGGCTCGGGATTGATCATGACGGCGGTTGTCGGCGGAGCCGTTATTCCGGCGCTCATCGGCTGGGTGGCAGACAAGTCAAGTATCCAGCACGCGTTTGTGATCCCGGCATTTTGCTATCTCTACATTGCGTATTACGGTTTGATCGGCTCTAAACCTACGAGGACGATAACGGCGTAG
- a CDS encoding VIT1/CCC1 transporter family protein: protein MAIDPNSTIGALAPFKNARMRKLLAALEGNWQAEMEGYHTYLALANRETDAVRAQVLRHLASAELEHAVLWATRLMELGGSQPIYSGSPHGNADSFASRAGGPLMALRRLEIEESRHIANYGTQLKELGDEPSVAILQHVIEDEKDHYRELGSLLRGRGHVIQGGKQIVDAKGMLEEMLAKRNNGNAQAGSWIGDAIYGVNDGLGAIFGIVSGVSGATAGNGKYVLLAGLAGMIASALSMGSGAYLAAKSEREIYEAEVEREREAIAMNPSEARQLLSLYYQVKGLPEEDSEHVVDHIAADPDLMLKALAAERLNTSEDGLKVPWISATSGALSTAVGAMIPVLPFFFMTGTAAVVTAAIVSLIAHFAVGAAKSLITVRSWWSSGFEMTAVGAVEGAVTYAIGLWLGHLGA, encoded by the coding sequence GTGGCGATCGACCCAAACAGCACAATTGGTGCGCTTGCTCCGTTCAAGAACGCACGGATGCGCAAGCTGCTCGCCGCACTGGAAGGAAACTGGCAGGCTGAGATGGAGGGTTACCACACGTATCTTGCCCTGGCCAACCGCGAGACGGACGCCGTCCGCGCACAGGTTTTGCGTCATCTCGCCAGCGCCGAGCTGGAGCACGCCGTGCTCTGGGCAACCCGGCTGATGGAGCTCGGCGGATCGCAGCCAATCTACTCCGGCAGCCCCCACGGCAACGCCGACTCCTTCGCCAGCCGGGCCGGAGGTCCGCTGATGGCGCTGCGCCGCCTCGAAATCGAAGAGAGCCGCCATATCGCCAACTACGGAACCCAGCTCAAGGAGCTAGGCGACGAACCCTCTGTAGCGATTCTGCAACACGTCATCGAAGACGAAAAGGACCACTACCGGGAACTTGGTTCGCTGCTGCGTGGCCGCGGACATGTCATTCAAGGCGGCAAGCAGATCGTCGACGCCAAGGGAATGCTTGAGGAGATGCTCGCGAAGCGCAACAACGGCAACGCGCAAGCGGGCTCGTGGATCGGCGACGCAATCTATGGCGTCAATGACGGTCTTGGGGCCATCTTCGGGATCGTCTCCGGCGTCTCCGGCGCGACTGCGGGCAACGGGAAATACGTGCTGTTGGCCGGCCTCGCAGGCATGATCGCCTCGGCGCTTTCCATGGGCTCGGGAGCCTACCTGGCCGCGAAAAGCGAGCGCGAAATCTACGAAGCGGAAGTCGAGCGCGAACGCGAAGCCATCGCCATGAACCCCAGCGAGGCGCGCCAGCTCCTTTCGCTCTACTACCAGGTGAAAGGATTGCCGGAGGAGGACTCCGAGCACGTGGTCGATCACATCGCCGCCGATCCGGACCTGATGCTCAAGGCTCTCGCCGCCGAGCGCCTGAACACCAGCGAAGACGGCTTGAAGGTGCCGTGGATTTCCGCAACTTCCGGAGCGCTCTCAACCGCCGTCGGAGCCATGATTCCGGTCCTTCCGTTCTTTTTCATGACGGGAACGGCTGCAGTGGTCACCGCGGCGATTGTCTCCCTCATTGCTCACTTTGCTGTGGGCGCGGCCAAATCGCTCATCACCGTTCGATCCTGGTGGTCGAGTGGCTTTGAAATGACGGCCGTCGGCGCGGTCGAGGGCGCGGTTACGTATGCGATTGGGCTGTGGCTCGGGCATCTTGGGGCGTAG
- the hemG gene encoding protoporphyrinogen oxidase, protein MRVAIIGGGIAGLAAAYELELARRAGVDVEYELFEAGARLGGVISSTVVDGTVIEHGPDSFLTEKPAAAQLCRELGLESQFVASDDAQRKTFILVRNRLVALPDGLMFLVPTKLLATALTSLFSLPTKIRMGLELLHSPRPGNQSNGGDESVAELVRRHYGQEAVDRLADPLLSGIYGGDSTQLSARSVLPRLVEMEAKFGSLTRGMLAAMKARKEAAAKAAETENPERVSAPPPLFTTLRFGLQQMLDALVGRLDQSRLHVLTPVEAVERSGDRWVVQSASSEERFDGLIVATPAWAAAEFLAPVDRQLSDELGQIPFSSSITMNLVFDGADLDPLPEGFGFLVPAVEKRAMLACTFLHRKFPGRTAPGKSVLRAFLGGAHNAALLAESDEALAELVREELFEILRVSAIPELVEIQRWPRAMAQYSVGHQERQQRIQTRLAGLPGLRLVGNAYDGIGISDCIRLGRQAARQLTSATPQDARATAQSHT, encoded by the coding sequence ATGCGCGTGGCGATTATCGGCGGCGGCATCGCGGGACTTGCGGCGGCGTACGAGCTGGAATTGGCCCGGCGCGCGGGCGTGGACGTCGAGTACGAGCTTTTTGAAGCGGGAGCGCGTCTCGGCGGCGTTATTTCTTCCACCGTGGTCGATGGAACAGTGATCGAGCATGGTCCCGATTCTTTTCTTACAGAAAAGCCCGCGGCGGCGCAGCTTTGCCGAGAGCTGGGACTGGAGTCGCAATTCGTCGCATCGGATGACGCGCAGCGCAAGACCTTCATTCTGGTTCGCAACCGGCTTGTGGCGCTGCCGGACGGACTCATGTTTCTGGTGCCGACGAAGCTGCTCGCTACCGCGCTGACGTCGCTGTTCAGTTTGCCGACGAAGATTCGGATGGGGCTGGAGCTGCTGCATTCGCCACGTCCCGGCAATCAATCAAACGGGGGCGATGAATCGGTCGCGGAACTGGTCCGGCGGCATTATGGACAGGAGGCTGTGGACCGGCTGGCAGATCCACTGCTCTCGGGCATCTATGGTGGCGACTCGACGCAGCTCAGCGCCCGGTCGGTGCTGCCGAGGCTGGTGGAGATGGAAGCCAAATTTGGTTCGCTCACCAGGGGAATGCTGGCCGCGATGAAAGCGCGGAAGGAAGCGGCAGCGAAGGCCGCCGAAACTGAGAATCCGGAGAGGGTGAGCGCGCCGCCTCCGCTGTTTACCACGCTTCGATTTGGATTGCAGCAGATGCTGGATGCATTGGTGGGACGCCTGGATCAAAGCCGCTTGCATGTGCTCACTCCCGTCGAAGCTGTCGAGCGGAGCGGAGATCGCTGGGTCGTGCAGAGTGCGAGCTCGGAGGAGCGCTTTGATGGTTTGATCGTTGCGACCCCGGCCTGGGCGGCTGCTGAGTTTCTGGCTCCGGTTGATCGTCAGTTAAGTGACGAACTGGGCCAGATTCCCTTTAGTTCCTCGATCACGATGAATCTGGTCTTTGACGGCGCGGATCTCGACCCACTGCCCGAAGGATTCGGATTTCTCGTTCCGGCGGTCGAGAAACGCGCGATGCTGGCCTGCACGTTTCTGCATCGCAAGTTTCCCGGTCGCACGGCTCCCGGCAAGTCGGTGCTGCGGGCATTTCTGGGAGGGGCGCACAACGCGGCTTTGCTGGCCGAGTCCGATGAGGCACTGGCCGAGTTGGTTCGCGAGGAGCTATTCGAGATTCTGCGCGTCTCCGCCATCCCTGAGCTGGTAGAGATCCAGCGTTGGCCGCGCGCCATGGCGCAGTATTCAGTTGGCCATCAGGAGCGGCAGCAGCGCATCCAAACTCGCCTGGCAGGCTTGCCAGGTCTGCGGCTGGTGGGCAACGCCTATGACGGCATCGGTATTTCGGATTGCATCCGGCTGGGGCGGCAGGCCGCACGGCAATTGACTTCGGCTACGCCCCAAGATGCCCGAGCCACAGCCCAATCGCATACGTAA